The window aaccggatacgtatagtggagcaaccacttggaatagctccaagtgtagcatagtagcaacatctacaatatgaaacCAAGATTTGTGaagaacacacggatctgaatgttgtagacccgttgactgacACTTCTGTCGTAagaataacatgatcaaaccctagaactcattgagtgttaatcacatggtgatgtgaactatattattgactctagtaaactcttgggtgttaatcacatggcgatgtgaactagattattgactctagtaaactcttcgggtgttagtcacatggcgatgtgaactatgagtgttaatcacataacgatgtgaacaagattgttgactctagtgcaagtgggagactgttggaaatatgccctagaggcaataataaaatggttattattatatttccttgataattgtctattgttcatgctatagttgtattaaccggaaaccgtaatacatgtgttaatacatagattgtaatatgtccctagtaagcctctagttgactagctcgttgatcaatagatggtcatggtttcctgaccatggacattggatgtcattgataatgggatcacatcattaggagaatgatgtgatggacaagacccaatcttaagcgtagcacaagatcgtgtagttcgtttgctaaagcttttctaatgtcaagtatcatttccttagaccatgagattgtgcaactcccggataccgcaggaatgctttgggtgtaccaaacgtcacaacgtaactgggtggctataaagatgcactacaggtatctctgaaattgtctattgggttggcacgaatcgagactggatttgtcactccgtatgatggagaggtatctctgggcccactcggtaatgcatcatcataatgagctcaatgtgactaaggagttagccacgggatcatgcattacagaacaagtaaatagacttgctagtaacgagattgaacgaggtatggggataccgatgatcgaatctcgggcaagtaacataccgatagacaaagaaaattgtgtacgagattgattgaatccccgacatcgtggttcatccgatgagatcatcgtggaacatgtgggagccaatatgggtatccatatcccgctattggttattggccggagagatctcggtcatgtctgcatggttcccgaacccgtagggtctacacacttaaggttcggtgacgctagagttgttatgggaaataataTGTGGTTACcacaggttgttcggagtcccggatgagatcccggacgtgacgaggagttccggaatggtccagaggtgaagatcaatatattgaacgaagggtattggagtccggaattgtttcgggggtaccgggtggcgaccagcgtgtccgaaaggggtttcggaggccccggcaagcgttggggggccttatgggccaaggggagggggtacATCATCCACTAAGGGGCTgatcgcccctcccaccccatctcacgtaacctggagaggtggggcgcctcccctagggcagccacccctcctggcttggggggcaagtttcctaggggtgggggcgcccaaacccatctagggtttcccctgtggccgccacccctcccctagggaaccctagggagcctcctccacccccttccccctatatatagtgaggaagagagagggcagccacacccttcccctggcacagcccCTTCCCCTcttcaacacctcctcctccgtagcgcttggcgaagccctgccggagaaccacgagctccatcaccaccatgtcgtcgtgctgtcggagttctccctcaacttctcctctcccctttctagatcaagaaggaggagacgttcctgggctatacgtgtgttgaacgcgaaggctcCATTTttgggcgcttagatcggaatcgatcacgatctgaatcgctgcgtgtatgactccaccaacgacgttcttgtaacgcttccgcttagcgatcttcaagggtatgaagatgcactccctctctctcgttgctagtatctcctagattgatcttggtgacacgtaggatttttttgaattattgctacgttccccaacaataagcgggagcgttacgacaacgcggttgatgtagtcgtacatcttcacgattgactgatcctagcaccgaaggtacgacacctccgcgatctgcacacgttcggctcggtgacatcccacgaactcacgatccagtagagcttcgagggagagcttctcagcacgacggcgtgatgacgatgctaccggaacagggcttcacctaagtaccgctacgatatgacggagatggattatggtggagggggcaccacacacggctgaaaacaatcaacttgtgtgttctagggtgccccctgcccccgtatataaaggagcaagggggaggccagccgaccttggggcgcgccaaggagagggggagtcctcctcctagtaggaataggactccccttttcctattccaactaggaagtggaaagggggaaggaaggagagggagagagggaggaaagagggggcgccgcccccctccttgtccaattcggactcccaaggggggcggcaagCCCTAGGACCTCTCCTCTAtctcccacaaggcccatgttggcccattagttcccccgggggttccgataacccctcgacactccgataaatatccggtgacccccggaactcatgcagtgtccgaatatagtcgtccaatatatcaatctttatgtctcgaccatttcaagactcctcgtcatgtccgtgatcacatccgggacttcaaactatcttcggtacatcaaaacacataaactcataataccgatcgtcaccgaacgttaagcgtgcggaccctacgggttcgagaactatgtagacatgaccgagacatgtctttggtcaataaccaatagcggaacctggatgctcatattggttcctacatattctacgaagatctttatcggtcaaaccgcataacaacatacgttgttcccttagtcatcggtatgttacttgtctgagattcgaccgtcggtatctcaatacctagttcaatctcgttaccagcaagtctcttttactcgttccgtaatgctacatcccgtaactaactcattagctacattgcttgcaaggcttatagtgatgtacattaccgagagggcccagagatacctctctgacaatcggagtgacaaatcctaatcttgatctatgccaactcaacaaacgccatcagagacacctgtagagcacctttataatcacccagttatgttctgacgtttggtagcacacaaagtgttcctccggtattcaggagttgcatgatctcatagtcataggaacatgtataaattatGGAGAAAGCAAGaggaacaaactaaacgatcatcgtgctaagctaatcggatgggtcaagtcaatcacatcattctctaatgatgtgatcccgttaatcaaatgacaactcatgtctatggttaggaaacataaccatcattgattcaacgagctagtcaagtagaggcgaactagtgacactctgtttgtctatgtattcacatatgtactaagtttccggttaatataattctagcatgaataataaacatttatcatgatataaggaaatataaataacaactttaatattgcctctagggcatatttccttcatcctccTCAACCCTTGTTATGAGAATAACCATCGAATCTGGTGGTGGCAGGGGTCGGTGTGGTCGAAATCTACATCATTGAGATCGGGGGCATCAAAGAGGTGAAGGCGGTAGAGCTTGGTTGCATATGGTCCTAGCGTAGCTCCGCGCCATCGAATCCATCAGTGATAGAAGATAGTACAAGAGAAGGGAGGTGGATCTACGTTGCATATGGTGTTGGTGCGTCTCCTCGACATCGAATCCATCAATGGTTGGGTGGTCGCATTTCCTCGCTATCGAATCCGACAGCAACGAGGGTTTACATGGTCGGGTGCAACGCCAACCATTGGGGCAACAAAGAGGTGAACTTGTATGTGCAAATTCGTAGAAGGCCAAGGGATGGTTTGTAGAGTGGGAAAAACGCAAACAAAACATGAGATATAAATTAATGAAAAGTGTAACAGAATCACGGGAGAAATTTAGCGTTAGCAAGATACGTCTTGGTTGCGATTGATATACTATGTCGTTAGTATTAGAAGACGAAGCAGAGACAACTACCACTATTAAAATCTCACAATTCGTTTCGTTGAAAAATAATTTTCTTTTTTGCTGAGATGGTAGATTTGTTGAGGTGGAAACTGCATGTTGATTACTGATGTGGTTAAGCTCCATGTCAAGAGAAATCAGGAAGTGGAGACTCCTATTTAGATATAATAGATAGGATATAGCGAATAACTTGTAATTAAAAATAGTTTTTCATGTTTTTGGAAAAAGCCCGTGTAACTTTTGCGAAGGGGCTCACATTATCAAATATGTTAGTACTtaaatttaaaaaataataatactttttaAAATGTCCATATAATCTTGAAAAGTGTTCATGCATTTTCAAAATATTTGGGTATTTCTTTGAAAATGTTTAATTTCTTTAAAAATTGAAAAATGAAAGgaacaaaaaattaaaataaaaaataaaacatagTCACAAAAAAGGGGAAAACATAAAAGTTAGGAAACATGGAAGAAATAGAAACCAAAAAGTAAAAAAACTAAGAGGAAAAACACATGGAAAATGCCTGAAAGTCAATGCAAATGCCCCAACACCCCCGGTTGCACTAGGCGAGTGCTTAATTTACATGCCACTAGTAATCATGTAGATTTATCAAAAGAAAACTAGTAACCTTGACAACAATATTGTTTTCAAAATTAATCATATTAATTTATGTTTAATATAAATAATATCATTTTGAAATTACAATTAATGCAATTAACATGTTTCTAAATTATTGATGAGGTGATAGATACATCATGGGAGCAGCGTGAGATGTTAGATATAGATGGCTAGATGGCTCAGATGATATTCATCAAATTCGTGCTTTtataagtagtacttccttcatatccaaatataagatgtttttttgaCACTATGAGAGTGTCAAAAAAGTGTTAGATTTTGATACAGAGGAAGTGGTAGATGGTAGATGTACAATGATAACATTTATATTCTAAAAAGGAAATATTAATTTATGTCATTATAAATATTCATACATATAAAGCAATGTTAATCATATTTTTAAAGATATACACATATAGTTATATTTGTGTATTTTTAGaagttcaaatatatttttaaatgttCACACTGATGAAATAAAATATCCATCATGTATATAACAACTATTCCTACATAATAGTATAATACCTTAtgcttatctatttatttttaaaaGTTCATATATTTTAAGAAATATACATACACATCTGAATATTTTTTGGAGGATATAAATATATGTTCATACAACGTGGAAAAATGTTGGCATCCAAAGAGGACTAAAATATAAAAAAGTCTAAGATGATTTGGATATTTCATTATGGAATATATATAGACTTTAATGAGTGAACTAACACACTAAAAGGTCAACATTACGAGATGGGCCTCGGCTTCAcggtctgaaataaattttcatgtTGGGCCTCCTGATCGCGAAGTGCCGAGAAAGTGTTCGAGAATTATCGAGAGAACCCCACAAACCTGAAGAACACCCGGGCCTCTCCAACCAGGTACTCTGAGCGGTGTGCGTTGTCCCGAAGCTTCAACATCTTTCCCCATCGTTCCACGATCATGGCATGAAATCCCCACCGCTCTATAAAAGGGCGCGGCAAAGTCGCCATCTCCCACCGAACAAGCGAGCAAGATAAGCATTGGCTTCCGAGTTCCAACGATCTCGTAGACACTCTCTCGTTTCAATTCTCGACCGACATTTAATCTTCCAAAGCTCCGTATCTGGTGCAATGGCCGCAGCGAATGCCCCCTTCGCTCTCAGCCGCCTCTCCCCGGCCGCGCGCCTGCCGTTCCGTGCCTGGAGAGCCGCGAGGCCGGCCCCGGTCTGGACCGGGAGAACCCGCCCGCTCTCCGTGGCCTCCGCGGCGCAGGAGAACAGAGACAACTCCGTCGACGTCCAAGTCAGCCAGGCCCAGAACGCTGGAAACCAGCAGGGCAATGCAGTCCAGCGCCGCCCTCGTCGCGCTGGATTTGACATCTCCCCGTTCGGTAAGTCCTCGTTCCTGATGTTCTTTTACACGGAATTTTGTTGCAGGTGTAGGAGAAGCAGAGCATGACGGTTTACTTCAACGAATGCAGGGCTAGTGGACCCGATGTCGCCGATGAGGACGATGCGGCAGATGCTGGACACGATGGACCGGCTGTTCGACGACGCCGTGGGGTTCCCCACGGcgcggcgctcgccggcggcggcgagcgagACGCCGCGGATGCCGTGGGACATTATGGAGGACGAGAAGGAGGTGAAGATGCGGTTTGACATGCCTGGGCTGTCGCGGGAGGAGGTGAGGGTGATGGTGGAGGACGACGCGCTGGTCATCCGCGGCGAGCACAAGAAGGAGGCCGGCGAAGGGCAGGGCGAAGGCGGCGACGGGTGGTGGAAGGAGCGCAGCGTGAGCTCCTACGACATGCGACTGGCTCTGCCGGACGAGTGCGACAAGAGCCAGGTGCGCGCCGAGCTCAAGAACGGCGTGCTGCTCGTGTCCGTGCCCAAGAGGGAGACCGAGCGCAAGGTCATCGACGTGCAGGTCCAGTGATGAGTTTGTGCGAGACTCTGTACCCTGCATCTGAGGCTTTGAGATTTCAGCTGTCCGAGGCGTGACCGTGCGAGTGCGTGCTCTTTGTAGACGTAGTGTGCCGTTCTTCTCCGACCCTATCTGCGCGCTCGTTGCGCAGAACATGTCGTGCTGTACGTAAATGTACTTGGCAAATCAATGGAATAAGTGTTCGGCTGCTTGATCAGCTGGATACATTTCGATTAATTACTACTGTATCGAGACATTAGTTCCCTGTTGTGTCATCGTGTGATGTGATGTGTTCTTCTTTCAGAATGCGGAAGaagccgataactgaatcgagatgCTATACTATAGGCAGCGCATCCTGACGAATCTGTAAGAGTGCAGTCTACTGGGCATAAAATTTTAAGAATGTGTTAACGGATACAATTCTTTTCTTCACTTTTGTTAGTCATGGACAACGGCTCGGGGTGCAAGGCTACATCAAGCCGCAGCTCTCCTATCAGTGTCAGACGACGTGTCGGATCCGACGGCCGCTGCAGCTCCACCCGTCCCCGTAGCTGCAGCAACGAGCAGATAAACTTGGTTTTCAGGAGTTCTTGAAAATCAACCAACACACACAGATCTGTTGTTTGCCTCAATTGGAAGGACAAATCGCAATCCTAACCTGAGTCGCTGGCGCTCTCTGGAGCGTCGGCGCTGTGGAGCCCGGCGGCGTGCGCCGCTTGCTGCATGTGTGCCGCGTACTGCATCATCTGTGAGTACTGCATGACTGCCGCGGAAGAACTCTGACCTTGGTTGCTGCCTGCTTGCATCTGCTGGAGATAGTATGGTGAGAACCCTTGCTGAGCTCCTTCCGGCCCAGCTGCTGTGTAGTATGTTTGCACTtgtgactgctgctgctgttgctgctgcacgCTCGTTCCACCTTGCGCGCCATAGTAGCTCTGCGGCACGTATGCAGTAGGTAAAAATATtactaaaactttattttcaattgttttttcaaaaaatgatgtcAGGCTTATAGCCGTGGCAGGGCAAATCAAACATTTTTAATGGCAATTTATATCAGCACGCAA is drawn from Triticum dicoccoides isolate Atlit2015 ecotype Zavitan chromosome 4A, WEW_v2.0, whole genome shotgun sequence and contains these coding sequences:
- the LOC119285111 gene encoding small heat shock protein, chloroplastic-like, encoding MAAANAPFALSRLSPAARLPFRAWRAARPAPVWTGRTRPLSVASAAQENRDNSVDVQVSQAQNAGNQQGNAVQRRPRRAGFDISPFGLVDPMSPMRTMRQMLDTMDRLFDDAVGFPTARRSPAAASETPRMPWDIMEDEKEVKMRFDMPGLSREEVRVMVEDDALVIRGEHKKEAGEGQGEGGDGWWKERSVSSYDMRLALPDECDKSQVRAELKNGVLLVSVPKRETERKVIDVQVQ